A genomic stretch from Malus domestica chromosome 15, GDT2T_hap1 includes:
- the LOC114821832 gene encoding omega-6 fatty acid desaturase, chloroplastic — MACRLANSAFLTTGPHQNPIQRRRIGTHYSSGICYLRLDGALRKGIKRQQCSSRRNWTAVVQAVAVPVAPPPEADSAEYRKQLAESYGFKQIGEPLPDNVTLKDVIETLPKKVFEIDDVKAWKSVLISATSYALGLFMISKAPWYLLPLAWAWTGTAVTGFFVIGHDCAHKSFSKNKLLEDIVGTLAFLPLIYPYEPWRFKHDRHHAKTNMLVEDTAWQPVFKDEFDSSAIFRQAIIYGYGPLRPWMSIAHWMIVHFNLNMFRPSELKRVKISLACVFAFMGIGWPLIVYKAGILGWIKFWLMPFLGYHFWMSTFTMVHHTAPHIPFKTADEWNAAQAQLNGTVHCDYPGWIETLCHDINVHIPHHISPRIPSYNLRAAHKSLQQNWGKYMNEATWNWRLMKTILTVCHVYDKEENYVAFDKLAPGIESHPIKFLKKAMPDYA; from the exons ATGGCGTGCAGGCTTGCAAATTCTGCGTTCCTCACAACG GGACCCCATCAGAACCCAATTCAGAGGCGAAGAATCGGAACCCATTACTCTTCAGGAATCTGCTATCTGAGATTGGACGGCGCTCTCCGAAAGGGAATCAAAAGGCAGCAATGTTCGAGTCGTAGAAATTGGACGGCGGTTGTGCAGGCGGTTGCCGTTCCAGTTGCGCCGCCTCCGGAAGCTGACAGTGCTGAGTACAGAAAACAATTGGCTGAAAGCTATGGGTTCAAACAGATTGGAGAGCCGCTTCCGGATAACGTTACGCTGAAGGATGTCATCGAGACCCTTCCGAAAAAG GTGTTTGAGATTGATGATGTGAAAGCATGGAAGTCAGTTCTAATATCTGCAACTTCCTATGCATTGGGGCTCTTTATGATTTCGAAAGCCCCATGGTATCTACTTCCTCTGGCTTGGGCATGGACGGGGACTGCAGTTACTGGG TTTTTTGTTATAGGTCATGATTGTGCGCACAAATCATTCTCAAAAAACAAATTACTGGAAGACATTGTTGGAACGCTGGCCTTTCTGCCGTTGATATACCCATACGAACCATGGCGGTTTAAGCATGATCGTCATCATGCAAAAACAAACAT GTTGGTGGAGGATACAGCTTGGCAGCCTGTTTTTAAAGACGAGTTTGATTCATCTGCTATTTTTCGCCAGGCAATCATTTATGGATATGGCCCACTTCGGCCTTGGATGTCAATAGCTCATTG GATGATCGTCCACTTCAATTTGAACATGTTCAGACCAAGTGAATTGAAAAGGGTGAAGATAAGTTTGGCTTGTGTTTTTGCGTTTATGGGGATTGGTTGGCCATTGATCGTGTACAAGGCAGGGATCTTGGGATGGATAAAGTTTTGGCTGATGCCATTTTTGGGATATCACTTTTGG ATGAGCACATTCACGATGGTACACCATACTGCACCTCATATACCTTTCAAAACTGCGGATGAGTGGAATGCTGCTCAGGCTCAACTTAATGGAACAGTGCATTGTGATTACCCCGGATG GATCGAGACCCTCTGCCATGATATCAATGTCCATATACCACACCACATATCTCCAAGGATTCCAAGTTATAACCTACGTGCAGCTCACAAGTCTCTTCAACAAAACTGGGGAAAG TATATGAACGAGGCTACATGGAATTGGCGTTTGATGAAGACGATACTGACAGTGTGCCATGTTTACGACAAGGAGGAGAATTACGTTGCCTTTGACAAACTTGCCCCTGGAATCGAGTCTCATccaattaagttccttaaaaaagCAATGCCCGATTATGCTTGA
- the LOC103456390 gene encoding ubiquitin carboxyl-terminal hydrolase 23-like yields MADALVQTAELQIQSEGFADLMPESETGSNPLQRRIEFHRARKPFNGLNTGGGDFRLETLNPGSSNNGGSSSNQGQSSLTAKKTDRSEFLENGLDPELSFGITFRRIGAGLRNMGNTCYLNSVLQCLTYTEPLAAYLQSGKHRNSCHIAGFCALCAIQKHVSLALQSTGRILVPKDLVINLRCISRTFTKSRQEDAHEYMVNLLESMHKCCLPSGVPSESPSAYEKSLVHKIFGGRLRSQVKCLQCSYCSNKFDPFLDLSLEIFNADSVQKALAKFTASEQLDGGERQYQCQRCNQKVRALKQMTVQKPPYVLTIHLKRFRAHDPGRKIDRHVKFAPTLDLKPFVSGSYEGDLKYTLYGVLVHCGATTYSGHYYCYVRTSSGMWYSLDDNQVYQVSERIVLEQKAYMLFYVRDRRNIIPRKPVEVARKENFNANGAGLKTRCTNNQGFKGPVQNVSVEGRSSGPSSSIVMTQKSTIVPPMVPLLKEASTNCQTVAGNMVPMKEPVWESSPSLSKDLLKGFSIPSRSSGGASESKNVAENMVCMKEPVSDSSSSLPKDSLKGISIPIPTLGKDMLRSPPTRNGGTSDPENATAAKADGNKTDLNERGRSVENSGVSSVIAPNAKDPESLEASKPILDETPHNNNLVSSKGDLSTSSRVPGGMKKEGIHTVKSSDQPSSKISQVGSFTNGSAACNVLGEKTGDSGQKVVIDESAKLSGSSLIVTYGSLLVKSSACKRHRKLKKKQLKSKVACMQLRPSLLSRAVLSVQKKKKHKRSKHPSSDTSSLLKKHVMDNSCLSDMGPSTSEQTRSIPLVSTPSKQKSKRKGTKSGLKKDADGTDKKLEMKSHGHSLMAANKGEFRESVGQNGTVLASDKRLQIGNVSSSFSKENLRETGENDTPHNCKRDRMQNGGIGVLTRGLDETMVARWDGIELPPPRIVESSRAKSVSIGYIPDEWDEEYDRGKRKRVRQPKETFGGPNPFQKIATQRSQMKKTKPDRYGSGNHPLRI; encoded by the exons ATGGCGGACGCTTTGGTGCAAACGGCGGAGCTCCAAATCCAATCGGAGGGCTTTGCGGATTTAATGCCCGAATCGGAAACCGGGTCGAATCCGCTTCAGAGGCGTATCGAGTTCCACCGAGCGAGGAAGCCCTTCAATGGCCTTAACACTGGTGGCGGTGACTTTAGGCTCGAGACCTTGAACCCCGGAAGCAGCAACAACGGCGGTAGCAGCTCTAATCAGGGTCAGTCGAGTTTGACGGCTAAGAAAACGGATCGGTCCGAGTTTTTGGAGAACGGGTTGGATCCGGAGCTCAGCTTTGGCATCACCTTCCGGAGAATT GGTGCCGGTTTGAGGAATATGGGGAACACTTGTTATCTCAATTCAGTGTTGCAGTGTCTGACATATACCGAGCCTTTAGCTGCATACTTGCAAAGTGGAAAGCATCGAAATTCAT GCCATATTGCTGGGTTTTGTGCTTTATGTGCCATCCAGAAGCACGTTAGTCTTGCTCTACAATCAACCGGGAGAATTTTGGTTCCAAAGGATCTAGTCATTAACTTACGAT GCATATCTCGAACTTTCACTAAGTCTAGACAGGAGGATGCACATGAATACATGGTAAACTTGCTGGAATCCATGCATAAATGCTGCTTACCTTCTGGTGTGCCCAGCGAATCCCCAAGTGCCTACGAGAAGAGCTTGGTACACAAGATTTTTGGTGGTCGCCTTCGAAGCCAG GTCAAATGTTTGCAGTGCTCCTATTGCTCCAACAAGTTTGACCCCTTCTTAGATTTAAGTCTTGAAATATTCAACGCAGATTCCGTGCAAAAAGCACTTGCAAAATTTACCGCCTCAGAGCAGTTAGATGGAGGGGAAAGGCAATATCAGTGCCAACGATGCAATCAGAAAGTTCGGGCTCTCAAACAGATGACTGTTCAAAAGCCTCCTTATGTACTTACCATCCATTTGAAGCGATTTCGTGCACATGATCCTGGACGAAAAATTGATAGACATGTAAAATTTGCCCCTACATTGGATTTGAAGCCATTTGTTAGTGGTTCCTAC GAAGGGGATTTGAAATATACTCTCTATGGGGTTCTTGTTCATTGTGGGGCTACCACCTATTCTGGCCATTATTATTGCTATGTTCGCACATCAAGTGGCATGTGGTACTCTCTTGATGACAACCAG GTCTACCAAGTTAGTGAGAGGATTGTTTTAGAACAGAAGGCTTACATGTTGTTTTATGTCCGCGATAGAAGAAATATAATACCAAGGAAGCCTGTTGAAGTTGCTCGAAAGGAGAATTTCAATGCAAATGGAGCTGGATTAAAAACTCGTTGCACTAACAACCAAGGCTTCAAAGGACCGGTTCAGAATGTTTCTGTTGAGGGCAGATCCAGTGGTCCATCCTCATCTATCGTTATGACACAAAAATCAACTATAGTTCCACCTATGGTGCCCCTTTTGAAGGAAGCATCAACTAATTGCCAGACAGTGGCAGGAAATATGGTGCCTATGAAGGAACCTGTTTGGGAGTCTTCTCCATCTTTATCAAAAGACCTGCTGAAAGGGTTTTCCATTCCAAGCCGCAGCAGTGGTGGTGCTTCTGAATCTAAAAATGTGGCAGAAAATATGGTGTGTATGAAGGAACCTGTTTCAGATTCTTCTTCATCATTACCAAAGGATTCATTGAAAGGGATTTCCATTCCGATTCCCACATTGGGAAAGGACATGCTACGATCACCTCCAACTAGAAATGGTGGCACTTCGGATCCTGAAAATGCCACAGCTGCAAAAGCTGATGGCAATAAAACTGACCTTAATGAGAGAGGAAGGTCAGTTGAAAACAGTGGTGTTTCCAGTGTCATAGCACCCAATGCCAAGGACCCTGAAAGCCTTGAGGCTTCTAAACCCATACTAGATGAGACCCCTCATAAT AATAATCTTGTATCCTCTAAGGGAGACTTGAGTACATCATCCAGAGTTCCTGGCGGTATGAAAAAGGAGGGAATTCACACTGTCAAATCATCAGATCAACCAAGCTCTAAAATTAGtcag GTTGGAAGTTTTACCAATGGAAGTGCTGCTTGTAATGTTTTGGGTGAGAAGACTGGTGATTCAGGCCAAAAAGTAGTAATTGATGAGTCAGCAAAATTGTCTGGCTCCTCATTAATTGTGACATATGGATCGTTGCTTGTGAAATCTTCTGCTTGCAAACGCCatagaaaattgaaaaagaagcaGCTGAAGTCTAAGGTTGCATGCATGCAGTTACGACCTAGCTTACTTTCCCGGGCGGTCTTAAGCgtacagaagaagaaaaaacacaaaaggagtAAGCACCCATCTTCAGATACCAGTAGCCTTCTTAAGAAACACGTTATGGACAATTCTTGCTTATCTGATATGGGGCCGTCTACATCTGAGCAAACCCGGTCAATTCCCTTGGTTTCTACTCCTTCTAAGCAAAAGTCTAAGAGGAAGGGGACCAAATCTGGCTTAAAAAAGGATGCAGATGGAACTGATAAAAAGCTGGAAATGAAATCTCATGGTCATTCTTTAATGGCTGCCAATAAGGGTGAGTTTAGAGAAAGTGTTGGTCAGAATGGTACAGTGCTTGCAAGTGATAAAAGATTACAAATTGGTAATGTCTCTAGCTCTTTCTCAAAAGAAAATCTGCGGGAGACCGGGGAAAATGATACCCCACACAATTGTAAAAGGGATAGAATGCAAAATGGAGGGATTGGTGTGCTGACCCGAGGTCTTGACGAGACAATGG TTGCACGTTGGGACGGAATAGAATTGCCTCCTCCTCGTATTGTAGAATCAAGCCGTGCAAAGAGTGTCAGCATTGGTTATATACCTGACGAATG GGATGAAGAATATGATCGCGGAAAGAGAAAGAGGGTAAGGCAACCCAAAGAAACATTTGGCGGACCAAATCCATTCCAAAAGATTGCAACCCAGAGATCGCAGATGAAAAAAACAAAGCCAGACAGGTATGGTTCTGGAAATCACCCCCTCCGGATATGA
- the LOC114821833 gene encoding BTB/POZ domain-containing protein At2g24240, translating into MGIQKDRVRFNVGGRIFETTATTLANAGRNSVFGAMFDEDWNLQSDNTNEYFIDRNPDCFAVLLDLLRTQELCIPATMSEKLLYREALYYGLLDHVRSAKWGPFDGNRLWLSRTVAGQAPGDGTAIRAGPDGGCCVAHGSMVHVYDWMVEEHPPINLDYQRVNDVGWVDSESIVISVCERLGRGDGGMGLFSSSNGELRYKFQVSHENQVKSFTAGALSFGSDYKIFSSCKGRSNEYGVGVWDQMTGKQTDFFYEPPGWSLGDADKLQWLHGSNCLLVATLFPRKDNCYISLLDFREKKMVWSWSDIGAPITVDEKRVRDAIAMEDSNSICVVNEYEDLGFIDIRNSGGSVRWSSRSRLMKGKMPDEPCYPKLALHEGQLFSSMNDSISVFCGPEWVLTSRLRRSYGGSICDFSIGGDRLFALHSEENVFDIWETPPPPII; encoded by the coding sequence ATGGGAATTCAGAAGGACAGGGTTCGATTCAACGTCGGAGGAAGAATCTTCGAAACAACCGCCACGACACTCGCAAACGCCGGCCGCAATTCGGTGTTCGGAGCGATGTTCGACGAGGACTGGAATCTCCAATCCGACAATACCAACGAATACTTCATTGATCGCAACCCCGATTGCTTCGCCGTCCTCCTCGATCTTCTCCGAACCCAAGAGCTCTGCATCCCGGCCACCATGTCCGAAAAGCTTCTCTACAGGGAAGCCTTGTATTACGGCCTCCTCGACCACGTCCGATCAGCCAAGTGGGGCCCATTTGATGGCAACAGGCTGTGGCTTTCCCGGACAGTAGCCGGACAAGCTCCGGGCGACGGCACGGCGATTCGTGCTGGCCCGGATGGCGGTTGCTGCGTCGCCCACGGCTCGATGGTCCATGTGTATGATTGGATGGTGGAAGAGCACCCGCCAATCAACCTTGACTACCAGAGAGTCAATGATGTTGGTTGGGTCGACTCGGAGAGCATTGTGATCAGCGTTTGTGAGCGGCTCGGCCGCGGAGACGGCGGAATGGGGCTGTTCAGCTCGTCGAACGGCGAGCTCAGGTACAAATTTCAAGTTAGTCATGAGAATCAAGTTAAGAGCTTTACTGCCGGAGCTTTGAGTTTTGGTTCCGACTACAAGATTTTTTCGAGCTGCAAAGGTCGGAGCAATGAGTACGGCGTTGGTGTTTGGGATCAAATGACCGGAAAGCAGACCGATTTCTTCTACGAACCGCCCGGCTGGTCGCTCGGCGATGCTGACAAGCTGCAATGGCTACATGGGAGCAACTGTTTGTTGGTCGCAACGTTGTTTCCTAGAAAGGACAACTGTTACATAAGTTTGTTGGATTTCAGGGAGAAGAAGATGGTCTGGTCGTGGTCTGATATCGGAGCTCCGATCACCGTGGACGAGAAGAGGGTGAGAGATGCGATTGCAATGGAGGACAGCAACTCGATTTGCGTGGTGAACGAGTATGAAGATTTGGGGTTTATCGACATCAGAAACTCCGGCGGAAGCGTGCGGTGGAGCTCGAGGAGCAGGCTCATGAAGGGGAAAATGCCTGATGAGCCTTGCTACCCTAAGCTGGCATTGCATGAGGGGCAGCTCTTTTCGTCCATGAACGATTCAATTTCGGTGTTTTGTGGTCCTGAATGGGTTTTAACGTCCAGGCTCCGGCGAAGCTATGGAGGTTCGATTTGTGACTTCTCGATAGGTGGGGATCGGCTTTTTGCTCTTCACAGCGAGGAAAATGTGTTTGACATATGGGAGACTCCACCTCCTCCGATCATATGA
- the LOC103456389 gene encoding probable LRR receptor-like serine/threonine-protein kinase At2g24230 gives MGYIFFASLLVFSLLLNPLASQQPNTDGFFVSEFLKQLGSFSSSSSSNRYNFSAPVCSWKGVFCESNNVIGFEASGLELSGPIPDTTIGKLTKLQSLNLSSNKITSLPSDLWSLGSLKHLILSNNRISGSLPNNIGNFGLLETLDVSNNNFSGEIPADISSLASLRVLKLNGNSFEKSIPSGILSCQSLVWIDLSSNRLNGSLPDGFGAALPKLQVLNLAGNGIQGRDSDFSEMNSITSLNISGNVFQGSVMGVFKELLEVADLSRNRFEGHVSKVQFNASYNWSRLVYLDLSENQLGGEILLDWIQSQNLKHLNLAHNNFTRQKFRRNVKTFSGLEYLNLSKTSLTGRIPAEISQLSNLNTLDLSENHLIGRIPLLSLRNLQVFDVSNNNLSGEIPASLLRKLPWMERFNFSYNNLTLCASEISNATLQASFFGSTNSCPIAAKPDLFRAQSNKARQQNGLKLALVLTFSMVCLLAGLLFLAVGCRRKTRMWEVKQTSHKEEQNVSGPFSFQTDSTTWVADVKQANSVPVVIFEKPLLNFTFSDLLSATSNFDRGNLLAEGKFGPVYRGFLPGGIHVAVKVLVHGSTMTDQEAAREFEYLGRIKHPNLVPLTGYCLAGDQRIAIYDYMENGNLQNLLHDLPLGVLQRTDDWSTDTWEQEDNNDIQNVGSEGLLTSWRFRHKIALGTARALAFLHHGCSPPIIHRDVKASSIYLDYNLEPRLSDFGLAKIFGSGLDEEISRGSPGYVPPEFSQSEYDSPTPKSDVYCFGVVLFELITSKKPYGDDYPEEKDATLVSWVRGLIRKNKGSSAIDPKIRDTGPDDQMEEALKIGYLCTADLPSKRPSMHQIVGLLKDIEQTGI, from the coding sequence ATGGGTTATATTTTCTTTGCTTCTCTACTAGTTTTTTCCCTGCTTTTGAATCCATTAGCTTCCCAACAGCCCAACACGGATGGGTTCTTTGTCTCTGAGTTTTTGAAACAATTGggttctttttcttcatcttcttcttccaatCGCTACAACTTTTCTGCACCTGTTTGCTCGTGGAAAGGAGTTTTCTGTGAATCCAACAATGTTATCGGATTTGAGGCTTCCGGTTTGGAGCTCTCCGGTCCGATTCCGGACACAACCATCGGAAAGCTCACAAAGCTCCAATCTTTAAACCTTAGCAGCAACAAAATCACCAGTCTGCCTTCGGATTTGTGGAGCCTAGGTTCTCTCAAGCACCTTATTCTCTCCAACAACCGGATTTCCGGGTCGTTGCCTAACAACATTGGCAACTTCGGTCTGCTCGAAACCCTCGACGTTTCCAACAACAATTTCTCTGGTGAGATTCCTGCAGATATAAGCTCACTTGCCAGTCTGCGAGTTCTTAAGCTCAATGGAAATTCGTTTGAGAAGAGCATCCCATCAGGAATTTTGAGCTGTCAGTCTCTGGTTTGGATTGACCTTTCGTCGAATCGGTTAAACGGTTCTCTTCCAGATGGATTTGGTGCCGCATTGCCTAAGCTCCAAGTATTGAACCTTGCTGGGAATGGGATTCAAGGCCGGGACTCCGATTTTTCGGAGATGAATTCCATTACTTCTCTGAACATTTCAGGGAATGTGTTTCAGGGTTCAGTGATGGGAGTGTTTAAGGAGCTGCTGGAGGTGGCAGACCTGAGCAGGAATCGATTTGAaggccacgtttcaaaggtaCAATTCAATGCTAGCTACAATTGGTCTCGTTTGGTTTATTTAGATTTGTCTGAGAATCAGCTTGGTGGAGAAATTTTACTTGATTGGATTCAATCCCAGAATCTCAAACACCTTAATCTAGCCCACAATAATTTTACAAGGCAGAAATTCCGGAGAAATGTGAAAACTTTTTCGGGTTTGGAGTACCTGAACTTGTCGAAAACTAGTCTTACGGGTCGTATTCCTGCTGAAATTTCCCAGCTGAGTAACTTGAACACACTTGATCTTTCTGAAAACCATCTCATAGGCAGAATCCCATTGCTGAGTTTGAGAAATCTCCAAGTTTTTGATGTTTCTAACAACAATTTAAGCGGAGAGATCCCTGCATCGCTCTTGCGGAAACTCCCTTGGATGGAGAGGTTCAACTTCTCTTACAATAACTTGACACTTTGTGCTTCTGAAATTTCCAATGCAACCCTCCAAGCATCTTTCTTTGGTTCAACAAACAGCTGTCCCATTGCAGCAAAACCGGACCTTTTTAGAGCACAATCCAATAAGGCTAGGCAGCAAAATGGTCTAAAGCTTGCTTTGGTTTTGACCTTCTCAATGGTATGCTTGCTTGCTGGTTTGCTGTTTCTAGCAGTTGGTTGCAGAAGGAAAACCAGAATGTGGGAGGTAAAACAAACCTCACACAAGGAAGAGCAAAACGTATCAGGCCCCTTTTCCTTCCAGACCGATTCAACAACATGGGTTGCAGATGTTAAGCAAGCAAATTCAGTACCTGTAGTGATTTTCGAGAAGCCATTGTTGAATTTCACATTCTCAGACCTCTTATCTGCAACTTCGAACTTTGATCGAGGAAACCTTTTGGCTGAAGGGAAATTCGGGCCAGTTTATAGAGGATTTCTACCGGGTGGAATCCATGTAGCGGTGAAAGTTTTGGTCCACGGTTCTACAATGACAGACCAGGAAGCTGCAAGAGAGTTTGAGTATCTCGGTCGAATCAAACACCCTAATCTTGTTCCATTGACTGGATATTGCTTGGCCGGGGACCAAAGGATTGCTATCTATGACTACATGGAGAACGGGAATCTACAGAATTTGCTTCATGACTTGCCACTCGGGGTACTGCAAAGAACAGACGATTGGAGCACAGATACTTGGGAACAGGAAGACAACAATGACATTCAAAATGTTGGTTCTGAAGGGTTGTTAACATCGTGGAGGTTCCGTCACAAGATTGCACTTGGCACTGCCAGAGCACTGGCATTTCTACACCACGGTTGCTCACCTCCGATTATTCATAGAGATGTTAAAGCTAGTAGTATCTATCTGGATTATAACTTAGAGCCTAGATTATCTGATTTTGGTCTGGCTAAGATTTTCGGCAGTGGCCTAGATGAAGAGATCTCTCGAGGGTCACCAGGGTATGTGCCACCGGAGTTTTCTCAGTCCGAGTATGATTCTCCAACTCCAAAATCTGATGTGTATTGCTTTGGAGTTGTTCTTTTTGAGCTGATTACTTCGAAGAAGCCATATGGCGATGACTATCCAGAGGAGAAAGATGCAACCTTGGTGAGCTGGGTTAGAGGATTGATTAGAAAGAACAAAGGGTCGAGCGCTATTGATCCAAAAATTCGTGACACAGGACCAGATGACCAAATGGAGGAGGCCCTGAAGATTGGATATCTGTGCACAGCTGACCTTCCCTCAAAGCGACCAAGCATGCATCAGATTGTCGGACTTCTTAAAGATATCGAGCAAACAGGTATCTAA
- the LOC103456388 gene encoding eukaryotic translation initiation factor 5A-2-like, with protein MSDEEHQFESKADAGASKTYPQQAGTIRKNGYIVIKARPCKVVEVSTSKTGKHGHAKCHFVAIDIFNGKKLEDIVPSSHNCDVPHVNRTDYQLIDISEDGFVSLLTENGNTKDDLRLPTDDSLLTQIKDGFNDGKDLVVTVMSAMGEEQICALKDIGPKN; from the exons ATGTCGGACGAGGAGCACCAGTTCGAATCCAAGGCCGACGCCGGCGCATCTAAGACCTATCCCCAGCAGGCTGGTACCATCCGCAAGAATGGCTACATCGTCATCAAGGCCAGACCTTGCAAG GTTGTTGAAGTCTCCACCTCCAAAACTGGAAAGCACGGTCACGCTAAGTGCCACTTTGTGgcaattgatattttcaatggAAAGAAGCTTGAAGATATTGTTCCTTCGTCCCACAATTGTGAT GTTCCCCATGTCAACCGTACTGACTACCAGCTGATTGATATCTCTGAGGATGGCTTT GTGAGTCTTTTGACTGAAAATGGAAACACCAAGGATGATCTGAGGCTTCCCACTGACGACAGTCTGCTTACCCAG ATCAAGGACGGGTTTAATGATGGAAAGGATCTTGTGGTGACCGTCATGTCTGCCATGGGTGAGGAGCAGATCTGTGCCCTCAAGGACATTGGTCCGAAGAATTAA